Within the Scyliorhinus canicula chromosome 6, sScyCan1.1, whole genome shotgun sequence genome, the region AAGGCTATGAACCagtctccactgctttctggggcagagaattccacagacttttCTCAGAGAAAAGAAACATTTTCTCTGCCTTAAAAGGGAGAtgggagaccatgggctggattctccaattctggggctatgtccccacaccggtaaTAGGTACAATGGCATTTTATGACGTATGAACTGGGGAAAACGGCcatcgattccccgttttgctgggggctaacatgccagcagcgtagagcatccggctctagctgtcgatacgccccggagaattgccgagtctgTGGCCGCGTATGCTCATGGTGGTGTCTTGCAGCGGGCACATTATGCAACATGGTAGTGGCTGCTCCtggacccagcctgcaaaatagtcccccccccgcCTTCGGCCGGCTCACGCGCCCAGGACCACACCGGctaagtgcccccagccccgaataatgtccccctctTCCCACGGATCAGcccgcccccgactgtggcggcgctagactgagtccgcagctgccatgctgagttcctgacgggtaaaaccatgagagacccacgccatcgggaactcaggggcggagcatcgggggcctCAAGCAATGTCCCAAGCCCATCAATACATGGAGCAGCATACTCTCCAGGTACAGCACTTTGGAGGTGGCAGAGCATCgggaaagcggcaccgcccccaattctgttgtaaacttggattctccggctgttcggCATCGGAGACCGGAGGATCCAGCCCCCTATTTTTGAACTGTGTATGCTAGTTCCAATCACCTTCAAGCAGAAAGATCTTCACAGTATCTAACCTACCTTAGAttacaatgagatcacctctcatattTCTAAGCTCCTATGATAAAGgccctgttcaacctttcttcataggtccttcatcccaggaatgagttgaaTAAACCATCTCTGAAATGCTAGAGGAGGGCAAAACGGTGtattccagatatggtctcaccaaggccttgcagagctgcaataaaacttccctacttttatactctaatcCCCTTGCAAGAAAGACAATCATTCCACTTGCTTTCCTAATCCAGCTTTGTTGTATCCATAGAATCCGTGTGgtgtaggaggccattctgcccattgaatctacaccgaCCTAGACCCATTGCCACACCTTATCCCCATACcccacctgcatatctttggacactaaggggtaattcagcaaggtcagtccacctaacctctacatgtttggactgagagaggaaagccaggcaggcacgggaagaactccagtcacccaaagccggaattaaaCCAGGATCCCTGGAAATGTGAGGATTCGGGTACCACGACAACCAGATCACTATCACCACATTCTGTAAAtgctctccatttaaatagtatatGTTTTtccatgctccagtgaacaaattcatatgTTCCCATATTCTTCATTTGCCaatttttacccactcacttaacccatctATATCTCGTCATAGGCTCTACTTACTCTTGACAAACTACTTTCCTATCtatgtcatcagtaaatttattACACATtttgtcccttcatccaaatcattgatatagattgtaaatagttgaggccccagcactgatccctgtggcactccaacaGCTACCAATGAGAAAAAGGCCGATTTATCACTACTCTGtgctcctgttagctaaccagtagggcagcacggtagcatagtggtttgcacatcgccagtgtcccaggttcgattcccgcttgggtcattgtgcggagtctgcacattctccctgtgtctgagtgggtttcctcccacagtccaaagatgtgcaggttaggtcaattggccatgctaaattgcccagtgtccaaaaaagattaggtggggttatggggatagggtggaggtgtacagATAGGGTTGagtgtgggcataggtagggtgttcttttctaagggccggtgcagactcgatgggccaaatggccaccttctttcttctgcactgtaaattctatgattcagtcctttctccatgccaatatgttaccaccTACATCATGATGTCTTCTACTAATCAATGGCCTCCATTTCAACATTAAATCCCTAAATTCAGAAACATGTGCCCAAAATTCCTCGACCGTGCTTTATCCCTGGCCCTTCGTAAAAACTGCTCCAAAAACCCTTCTGGTTGACAGGGTCTTCCTAactttgtttttgtattttataaTCTAACTTTCTTACTCCATGATTCGTCATCCTGCAAGATGCTTTCAGATATACAAGTTGTTTCCTTGCAAACTTCAAGCGCCATAAAAGTGCCAAGTACATTAGTATATCATTAGTAATTTGATTCTAAATAGAGACCGCGGCACAAGAAAAAGTTCATTTAGACATCTGCAAAGAGCATCGCTGgagaaatatttatttattttttgtttagttAACAGAGGAAATCATAGCAAATTCTTAAGCTATTTCAAAAGGGTTGTTTACTTCTAGTTGCCCTAATCTGACAATTACTCCAATACAACTAAAGCAGCAGTTTTAGACCAGACAGAAAAGTCATTCAACAAGTGCAGTCTCTCATCCTCATCAATTCAGCCTATCCCATAATCAAGAATTAACATCACGCTAATGTTGCATTAGATTTGTTGCAATGCTACAACCGGTGTGCTCAATATTCCCAGTAACCTTGCTCAGAAATGGAGCACCCACTAATGCTCCACTTGGCTCATAGTTCCTGAATTGTGTAGGTGACCTTCATTAATAATGGGAGAGAAATGGGGTCAACCACACGTGCACAGTAACTGCCAGAccacaccatttaaaaaaaaacattaaaaaaaggtaCTTGTTTTAAAAATTAGCCACTGAAGCCATGTCAGCAATTTTAAATGCAGCAAGGTTCAAGTGAAATCACTAAATGTCAGCCACTTGCAAAACTGATAAAATCACATACTATAAAATCTCAGTGCAGCAGTTAAGCACATATTTTTGCACAATGTAGAAAAAAAAGCCATTAACCAATGCTGGTCATACTAAAAAGCAGCAAAGAAAAGCTAAAATACTAGAGCTGGCAACACGTTCTTCCAAATGACTAACAGCTATTGAAAAATATGGGTTTACTGTAATACAAAAGTTTTTGGAGTGtgcctaacttggaaatataactcCATTTTTTAGAGAGCTGCAATGCAAGCAGGTCAAGCTTGAATGATTCAATGCAAGAACGGGATCCATCCCCACCTTGTccttccacccccactcccccaaaaagTTTCCAGTTACTATTTTCTTCTTTGCTGTTAAGGTTTTGTATAGATTGGGTTACTGACCATTGGCCCAATCATCCTCATTTGTTCTCCTGTCACCCATCCCagtgaagggggagaaaaaaaggtTAACCTGCAAAAATCCAGTTACTCAAACCGAACATTTCTGGTAACAATTGTCATTTATTTTGAGCTGCTCGAACCCGCTCCACTTGGCTGGCAGGGCTGGATTTTGCCTATTTATTGAGTTGCAGTCAGAACCTGCTGAATGCTCAGCTTCTGTGAAAGTGCTGTGTTTAGATTTTTCGCAATGAAAGCAGTGCTTAGACAGATTAGAATGGAACGGTTagctcttttattttaaaaagacacaGTAAAGACACTAGACACGCCAATAGAAAAAAATAACTTCCTTTTATTTaccaaaaaaacaaaaataaatccaaATATTGGATTGTGTAAACAAAATTCACAATCTGTTCCCTTTGTGACTGACACAGATGCTGAAGTCTTCAAAAAGTCTAGGTTCCATCAGCTCCTCGATTTCCTCTACGACAGAGCCTCCAGTCACGGAGAGTCCAGCAGACAAATCCCAAGTTGCAGTTTGCTGCAACAGGAAGCCTCTCAGAAGCCAAATATATGTGTGGCAGTTGAAGAGAAAGTAAATACACAGAGCCTCCCTCATATTCCAAGATTTGCAGCAAGCTGCCAGAGATGCTGGGGAGTCTTGCAGGCGTTCAAACTGTTCATTTTGCCGACAAGCTTTCATGATAAATCATTTTTTGGGGAGCAGGATTACAGGACATTcaaatgcaacaaaaaaaaaaaccatacATCGCAGAAGACAATTACAGTTTAAGCTTAAAACCTTTAAAAAATTACAAGCTGCAGCACCTTTTACTTCAGAATTTCAGCTGGCACACCATTGCAAGTTGGAATAACCACTCTTCCTTCCCATTAGTGGAAAAAGCAACTGGGTGGACAGGGGAAGAGGCAAAAGTACACGCATTTCTAAATaattcaacctcctgtatacggTAGGTGACTTTGAACGATAAATAAGCCAATCCAATTGAAAAAATGAAGACAGGCAGTATCCAGTAGATTTCTTTATAAAAGCCCCCTTTAACTATTCATGCTTAGATGATCACTCAAAAGAAACCTCCTACATTCCACGGGTAGCTGAAAGTGCCACTGAAATTCTATTCACCGTTTCAGAAAAATGTTGGTAGTTCAAATCCCTCGCGTTGCTACATGCGTTACTATTTTGTTGCTACATGTGCTATTGACTGGAATTCTTGagaattcctttttctctcccccactccctccataaccaaaaaaaaaagaggctTCAGCCTCTAGCATCAATTTACAATGGAACAGCTTCAAAATACTCTGGCAACTTATCTCAAAAATAGCCACAACACTGCATTTTACTCACTCTCCCACTTTGGTATTGCGGCAGTGATCTCCTACAATCTCTTCTCGTTCCCACTCCCAAAATCCCTGTGCATGAAAAAGttcacaaaaaaaaaattctgagtaATGTCTATAGCCTACCACAGAAGTAGTGTTGATCCTAATAAACAATGACTCACTGTTAACGAATGGCCTCCATGGGAACTCCAAATAATGGTGATAAGAACGAACATACCACATTACCAGCTGATCCTATCTCTCCAGCCCATCTCCCCATGCTGTTAGTGAAAGCCTCGCAGGCAGCTGTCAGGTGTACTGCGATTGTGACAGGTACATGCTACTTCTAATTTGCATCCACTGGTATGGACTGAGAAAATAAATCTTTCCTCGGCATGATCAATCACTGGAGCATTACACTGAACAAACAGCAAGATACTGCAATCCAACGTAGGACAGAGAAGGTATTTCCCCATCTCCCTCAAGTAAACAATGTGCTGCATTTCAAGAGGTTTGTCAGGTTCTGCAGAATGTATAACTGATGTGCAACAGTAAACAAATCAAGCTCTTGATAAATCACAGAATTGGTACAGCAAAATTCCTTCCATTGTTCATTCTAGCACACCTTTTTTTAACAATCAAAAATTTTAATTTCCAAGTAACCGACCTAACATTTTTCAGAACTGACTGTATTCAGAaagttttttgaaaaaaaaacttgtccTCCCATTGCAAATTAGCCAGTGTTTATCCCAGTTCCTGATTATAAAGGCTCAAACCTTTGTAGTGTTCAAATAGCTTTCAGTAATGGTGCTTTACTGCATCCTGGGGTTACAAACTTCAGCAGAAACACACACTAGCAAAGAGCAAACTTTGAACAAATGCAAAAAATAGGATTGAGAAACAATCAGAAGAGTATTTTAAAAAGATGAAAAAGGACAATCTCCTGCAGGCAGTCACTTGGAAACAGAATTCATTTCATAATTTACTGTCAATTTAAAACGGTATTTTTTAAAGTACATTTCTAACCGCAGTGGAGGAGGGAATAGCAATATCTGGACACAACATGTTTTGGTAAGCAAAATTAATATATGTTAACACGCTAATGCAATTTAGAGCTGCTTTGTTGCCTTGGGTCAAACAGCTGACGGAAGATTTTTCTCTCATTACACAACAGGATTTTTCAAATATGCATAACCAGAGAATCTTGAATGCATTGTCACTTTCCAATTCAGTCACTGGCTTGTGCTCAAGTATTTCCCTGACTAGATAGATTAGTCACACGTCAATCACGCCATTTGGTTTGCAGCCATAGTCAGGGTTCCCTTCTCTTTTTTGGTGGTCACCCACTTGTTCGTTCCCAACAAAATTGTCAAAAGAAAATATTGAGTACATGACCCTGACGGTAAAATCATAACCAGATTAAGAGTAATATGTTTGGGTATGGTTAACAAAGCATTGGGACGGCTGACCTGATCATACACAAGCCTGTTTATGAGCAAGTCTTGTGCTGTCCCAATCTCGCACTAATAGGATTCCACTGGATTACTTAGCTAAATTCATTACCTACTTCACAATTAATTTGGTGTCATAAGCAAACTACAACATTtcacagttctctctctctctctctccccctccctcctctattTATTCCCCGGCACCCAACTGTGCTTTGTTTAGTTCCTAAACTCAAATGCGACCACAGCACATTCACATAATCTCGGATCCCCTTCTTAGGAGTGAGGAGACAAAAAAAAGTGCCAAGGAACGACTTATTACAAATTGGGAAAATATAAAGTACTTTGTTTAAACACTTGCCTAAGTGCTACACTGTCCAAGACAATACATACTTTGAAATTATCACATAAACAACAACTTTTTTTTTATACAAGTATTTTCCAAGAAAATAGGGAATTTAGTAATTCGTGCAAGAACACGTTTTGTCCCTGATAAAGAAAAAATGTGGATTAAGCCACAAGATCTGAATACAGTATCTCCATTCCCGTTTTTATAGGCAATAGGCACTTTTGATTCATATAGACAAATATAAATTAGCCACATCTGTTCTTGTCCTTGGGTATATTTTTGATGatagagatatatatatatataaaacgaaAAAAATCTTTGGTCCTTGAACATTATATTAGCCACAGCGTTCTGCACACTTCCATATTCAAAGAGTGAAAGTGCGTTTTCTTTCCAACCGGGAGccatgggcagcacaatagcgaCTTCTGTCGTCGTGTTTAATCCTGTATCCGTGTGTCTGGAGCAAAACCACTTAAGAGTTTTAGAAAGCACtcgaaaacacaaaaaaaaagcaagCCCCCAAATGCAACCGTTCCCCGACCCCGTTTACAGAAGGCAATACAACACTGAGCTAGCTTCACTGTCACACGAGCTTAGAACATCAGAGAACAGGCGAGAAGGGAAAATCTGAACCTTTCCCTCACCCTAAATcagcatgtgttttttttttatatatagagGAGACTGGTCAGCCCTGAGTACGGCTGCTCAATGCCCAGATTGTCATCTTTAGGCTGACAACCAGAATGGGAGGGGGCAaagccaatgcaaaaataaaaaagGCGATTTGAATCCCCAAATTCATTTTAAAGCTGCTGAATCcgatttgctcccccccccccccccccccccatagaaatAGATAATTCCATCTGGTTCCATTAGAAAAAAATACACGCAAGCTAATCTTTTAATAAAAGCTCTCAAAAAAGTGGAGCAGCTCAGAGCATCGCACTAAACAAACCAGGTTTGGGtcaaactgtgtgtgtgtgtgtgtgcgtgtcccacCCCCTACTCAAACCACAAAAGGTGCTGGATCGCCCTTCTCCCCTCTGCTCTCTCACCCGTCCTCAGCCTGTAGGTGCTGTCAGTTACAGGGTAACCAGGTGGAGTAGGTGTGCTGCTGACAGGTAAACACGGGCTGCACATGGGCGATGTAATAGTTGTTGAAATTGGCGTCGGTCACATAAGGAGCCGGCTGGTAGTAACAGGTTACATTGGCCACATTGGGGATGATGTTCTGCTGGGCCAGGACGCGGAGGGCCAGCATGGTGATGAGGTTCAGGGTCTGCCTCCTCTCGTGTCCCATCAGGCAGACCGTGCTctcgttcaccaccctctgcagggtCATCAGGTAGTCGTACTTACGGTCCTCCAGCCCCATGAAGTGGTTCTGCAGGTAGGACTCCAGCTTCCTCTGCTGCTCGCCGATGTCCGAGAAGTCGATGAAGAAGCGGGAGCACATGTACCTCTGCAGGGTCTTCATCTCGCTCTCCGAGGCCGCCCGGAAGCCCCGCACCAGTAGGTTGCAGTACTTGAGGAGCCCCCCGCCCCGGATCTCCTCGGGGTTGCGGGTGGCGATCACCTTGTGCTGGAGGTGCTCCAGGGCTTCCCCGAAGTGGCCGTACACGCTCTCGCCCAGGATGGTGGGGTGGAAGTGCTCCGACATGGGGTTCTCGGAGCACTCGTAGAAGAGCAGCAGCGAGTCCAGGTTGATCTGGAAAGCGTCCACGCTGAACTCGAACTGCCTCCGCAGCGAGTCCACGAACTTCAGCTCGACGTTCTTGCCGCTGTTGTTGGACAGCGAGATGAGGCTCCAGCGGTCAGAGTCGTTGCAAACTTTCACCATCTTCTGCACGTAGGCTTCCTTCAGGGTGAGCGGGGTGATCTTCTCCTTGTTCACCCCCTCGGGTAAGAAATCCAAAAGGCAATCCAGCACCACGTTCTTCACCGTCTGAAACTCCTTGTCGCCGCTCAGATCGGCGCGGAAGATGAGGTCCAGGTCCTTGTAGCCCAGCCCGCTCTGCTGGTGCAGCACATGACTGGCCGCCGAGCCGTTCAGCCGCACATCCCGCACCCGGATCCGCTTCTCCTCCAAGCGGCTCCTCACCACCTGCACGATCTGCCGAGGCTTCACCTCCAGGGTGGGGAAATtcccccgcccgtggatcgggaTCGTCTCCGTTAGGATCCTGTCCAGCCGCTGCACTTGCTCCCAGTTCAAAACGTTAAAACTATtattgcatttagtgttggcatTTTCATCAGCCATTGCAACTTGCAAACTCACTTTTTTAAAGatatattttgtttaaaaaaaggttggaggagagggggtgggaaatTCTTTTTGCAGAAGTGATCAATTCCTTCTCCTCCCGCTCCGGCGGTGCTGTATCTTTAATTCCCTCGGCTGTGCAGGCTGCAAAGCTTTAGCTATCTGCGTATTAACTCTCCCATTAGTTTTTATATGGCTTCTCCGTGCAGTTCCGGTTGTGAGTCACGGACATGGCACCGCCTATAATATTTGCATAAATTGCTGAgctctgccctccccctcccccgccaaaggCAGCCCACACGTAGCGGGttaaacaataaataataatgcACAATCGTCCCTTCCCGGTGAACATTTAAAGCCTGGGCTTCCAAAGCTGAGAGCAGGGCTGCCAGTCCGCCCTGGGAGAAGGGGACAGGGACACACAGACTGAAGCCTCCATCTGCAGACGGCAGTGTCAAACTCTCTCAGCGGGCGGGGCGGGGGCTGAGTGACAGCCCTTCTCACCAATAGAAAGCCGGGCTCGCATTCCACTGACGTCAGACAGCCAATCAGCGCTGGGCAAGgggcggggtgatgggggagtTCATTGACTTGGCAGAGAAATTGAATGGAAAGTGGAGACAGTGCTGGAGCtgatagagagacagacagacacaccgtCAAACAGCCGCTCGTcgccctgcacacccccccccccccttaaccagcCCACAATCTGCACTTTAAATATATCTTCAAACAGCATATATCCCACTCTACCTTCCTTTGGAAATTGCGTTTTTTTGGGAGGTGGGAACACACAAATTTGGGAAATTCTGGAGTTACCTGTACCCTTCGACCCAGGGGAGCTGTTGGGAATTGGGGGGGAGGATTACGACTTCAAACAGGATCAATTCATTATGCAGGATGCAGAGATAATCAATTATCCCATCACAGACACGGTCATGTTTATTACCCCCTTATTTAACCAGACTTCCAGCAGTTTGGTGTGTTATTTTTTGTCCCCACCGTCACCCCAAAAGGTGCCGGCTTTTAGAGATCTGTGAAACTCCCCGAGGCGAGGTGTCGATTAATATTCACAACATGAATTGCAATTTACAAACCGCCAGGGTGTATTGATGGTGCGGAGATAGGGGACGGAGTAATGAAGCCTGATCATTTTGAAGCTCTTTCCCGTATTTCCCATGAAGTCGGTGTCAGCTGTGTGTGTGAGCGTCATTTTGTAGATATTAGAAACACTTAAATCGCCGCCACTGGCACCCAGATAAAATATATTCTTGGCAGTTACGATTTTTTCCATAATGAGTTTAAAAGTTTAACATAAAGTATCTCCCACGTATTTTAGATAGTGCGATTTGTTTAACTGATCCCCATAAAACCAAACcaagtaaaaaaaaatcacaaacgtGATTGGGCAATGTTGCCAATTGCTCAGTGTCCAGGCCAGTGTGCAGCGTGGTAACTGCGCCGCCTGTTGACAGGGCCACAAACAGCCACAGTGGCAGGTTAACCTTCCGAATCTCGTCTCAATGAACAACAATCttgaggatttttaaaaaatgttgattTGATTACATTTTTCCACGTTCTTGAATTGCGACCACTCGGGGAGGGCAGAAGTGGGCTCTACAGTCAGCAAAGCAGAGGCTGACCCAGCCGAGGAAAGCAATTGctgtaagaaataggaacaggagtaggccccccttgagcctgttccgc harbors:
- the tent5aa gene encoding terminal nucleotidyltransferase 5A; amino-acid sequence: MADENANTKCNNSFNVLNWEQVQRLDRILTETIPIHGRGNFPTLEVKPRQIVQVVRSRLEEKRIRVRDVRLNGSAASHVLHQQSGLGYKDLDLIFRADLSGDKEFQTVKNVVLDCLLDFLPEGVNKEKITPLTLKEAYVQKMVKVCNDSDRWSLISLSNNSGKNVELKFVDSLRRQFEFSVDAFQINLDSLLLFYECSENPMSEHFHPTILGESVYGHFGEALEHLQHKVIATRNPEEIRGGGLLKYCNLLVRGFRAASESEMKTLQRYMCSRFFIDFSDIGEQQRKLESYLQNHFMGLEDRKYDYLMTLQRVVNESTVCLMGHERRQTLNLITMLALRVLAQQNIIPNVANVTCYYQPAPYVTDANFNNYYIAHVQPVFTCQQHTYSTWLPCN